The genomic region TTGACGGCATCGAGACCGATCAGCGCACCTGTCGCCACGAGAATGCGGCCGCCATTGGCGCGGGCGAGATCGACAAGATCGAAATTGTCGAGCAAGCCGCCGACGCTGACCACGACCGCGGCCTTGCCGCGCTTCACTGCAGGCTCGACGATCGCTCGCAGCTGGCTGCTCGGCGCGCACTCGACCACGATGTCGGCAGCTTCGCCGAGCTGGTCGAGCGGCAGGATTTTCGGTGGGCGACGCAAGCTGTCGATGAAGGCTTGTTGCTTGGCGGGATCCCGCACGGCCACGGCCGCGAGCGACAGGCCCTCGATGCCCTGATCGAGCGCGGCTGCAATCTTGGTGCCGATCGAGCCCAGCCCCGCAATGGCCACCCGCAATTCGCTCGAAGCCTTCTGATCCGTCATCACCATCCCTCTATCCTGACCGATGTCATAGCCGCTCACGCTTCCCGCGCATAGCTGCGCAGGCGGGCTTCCAGAACGGCCAGCATGGCATCGCGCGCCGGATCGCGCGAACCGCGCAGCCAGGCCGCGGCAAGCGGCAGCCGGCCCACCGGCCCACGCTGCTTCGGCCGAAGCGGCACGAAGCGCACACCCGTCACCGCCATCCGTGCGGTCCAGCGCGGCACGATCGCGACCCCGAGCTTCGCTGCCACGAGGTTGATGATGGTCTGCTTCTCGTCGGCGACCTGAACGATGCGCGGCGTCAGGCCGGCCTGCTCGAACAGCTTGACCGTGAGGTCGTGACTATGCGGGCGCGAGCGGCGGTCCGGCACCAGCATCGCCTCGTCGGCGATATCCGCCGGCGTGATCGCTTTGCGCCCGGCCAGCGCGTGCCGCCGCGGGAACGCAACGATCGCGCTCTCCTGGAGCAGGTCGTGGAATTCAAGCCGCTTGTCCGGCCGGTCAGGCGGACGCACGAAGGCGAGATCGAGCGCGCCGGTCAAGATCTTCGGCAGCAGCCGGACAGTCTTGTCTTCGAGGAGCTGCACCGCGATGTCAGGATGCCTGGCGCCGAAATCGCGCAGGAGCGGCGGCAACAATCCGGCCGCCGCGCTGTCGATGGCACCGACCCGCAGCCGCCGCGCGGCCCCCGCGCGCGAGCGGTTGCGCAAATTGCTCTCGACCGCCTCGACCTTGGCGAGGATGGCGCGGGCATCGCGCAGCAGCGTCGCGCCGTCCTCGGTGAGCTGCACCGCGCGCGTCGTCCGCGCAAACAGCCGCGTTCCCAGATCCTCCTCCAGCAGCCTGATCTGCCGGCCGAGCGCAGAAGGCAGCATCTGGAGCTGCTGCGCCGCGCGACCGAAATGCAGCTGCTCGGCCGTCGCCACGAAGCATCGGAGCTGATGCAATTCCATTCCGGAAAATCCTCTCGTCTCGCGGCGATGATTATATCATTTTTTTGTATAAACCAGCGCCGATTGAGTTTGCCCTGCACTGTCGACTAGATTCGCCGGCGACGCCGACCGCCGGATATGCCGGCACGATCTCTCAAACGGAGCCCTTCCCATGCGCACCCATTCGATCGCAGCCATTCCCGCCGACGGCATCGGCCCCGAGGTGATCTCGGCCGGTGTCCGCGTGCTGGAGGCGCTGGCCAAGCGCAGCGGCGACATCTCCTTCAACGTCAAGACGTTCGACTGGGGCTCGGATTATTACAAGAAGCACGGCGTGATGATGCCGGCGGACGGTCTCAGCGAGCTGAAGAAGTTCGACGCGATCTATTTCGGCGCGGTCGGCGCCCCTGACGTGCCCGACCACATCACGCTGTGGGGCCTGCGCCTGCCGATCTGCCAGGGTTTTGATCAATATGCCAATGTGCGGCCGACCAAGATCCTGCCGGGCGTCGCCTCGCCACTGCGCAATGTCGGCGTCGGCGATCTCGACTGGGTGATCGTGCGCGAGAATTCGGAAGGCGAATATGCCGGCATGGGCGGGCGCGCCCACAGGGGCCTGCCGGAGGAGGTCGGCACCGAGGTCGCCGTGTTCACCCGCGTCGGCGTCACCCGCATCATGCGCTATGCGTTCCAGCTCGCGCAGTCGCGCCCGCGCAAATTCCTGACCGTCGTGACCAAGTCGAACGCACAGCGCCACGGCATGGTGATGTGGGACGAGATCGCGGCCGAGGTCGCCGGCGAATTCCCTGACGTGACCTGGGACAAGATGCTGGTCGATGCCATGACGGTGCGCATGACGCTGCATCCGAAGAGCCTCGACACCATCGTCGCGACCAATCTCCACGCCGACATCCTCTCCGATCTCGCCGGCGCACTGGCGGGAAGCCTCGGCGTCGCGCCGACCGGCAACATCGATCCGCAGCGCCGCTTCCCCTCGATGTTCGAGCCGATCCACGGCTCGGCCTTCGACATCACCGGCAAGGGCATCGCCAACCCGGTCGCGACGTTCTGGACCGGCGCGCAGATGCTCGAGCATCTCGGCGAGAAGGATGCCGCCTCAAGGCTGATGGCCGCCGTCGAGCGCGTCTGCGCCGCGGGCGTGCTGACGCCGGATGTCGGGGGCAAGGCAACGACGAAGGAGGTCACGGACGCCGTGATCGATGCGATCCACGGATCGAATGTGTAGTCTTATCGGATCGAGTGTCGCCCAGGACTTGCTGCACCTCTCCCGCTTGCGGGGGAGGTCGACGCGCGTAGCGCGGCGGGTGGGGGCTCTCTCCTCTCGGGGGTTCTCGATCGTGGAGACACCCCCTCCCCAACCCTCCCCGCAAGCGGGAGAGGGAGCGCACCGTCTTCTGCGGCAAGATAACGGCCCCTACCTCCGCGCCGCCGGTGCAGCCGGCGGCGTGGCCATCGCGGCGGCCGGCTCGGGCGGCGTCAGATGGCGAGGGACGATGATGGTCTGGCCCGGCGTCAGCTGCGCGTTCTCGGGCAGCGAGTTGCTCTGCGCCAGCGTCCACAGCGGCACGCGATTGGCTGCGGCAATGCTCTCCATGGTGTCGCCGCGGCGCACCGACACCCGCACGCCGCTGTCCCACAATTCGACCAGCGTATCCGCCGGCACCAGATAGCGCAGCGGCACGGCATCGGCCTGCGTCCGCGGCGGAATGCGGGGCAGCTGCGTCACCATCTCGACGATCTGACGATGGATATCGTCGGACTTCTCGATGTTGATGTGGCTGACGCGCGCGTTTTCCTTGAGGTCGTAGCTGGCGTAATGGCCGCGAAAGCCGGGCACGGCAACGACGTCGCCGCCGCCGAGCACGCTGTCGGACAGGAAGATGTTGATGAAGCGCTCGACGTTGAGGGGGACATCGCCGGTCGCGTGCGCGGGATCGATGGCGATGACGAGGCTGATCGGGATGTTCTCCTTGGCCGCCATCTCGGAGATGACGATCGAGCACAGCCCGCCCATGGAATGGCCGATCAGCACAATCGGCGCCGCCTTCTCCTTGTAGCTGGCGATGGCGCGGTTGCCGATCAGCCGGCACAGGGTGAATTCGTAGACGTCGGCCGAGAAGCCGGCCTGCGTCAGCTTCTCGCTGAGCCGGTCCATGCCGGTCGAGAAGATCGGGCCCATGGCGCCGCGAAACAGGTAGACCTTCGGCGGTGGCAACGGCTCGAACGGCGGAGGCGGCGGCGCGGCGGGGACGGCCGCAATGGTCTTGGACTTGGGCGGCGAAGCCGCGGCCGTGCCCGTGCCGAGGGCGAGCAGCACGACTGCTGCAAGCACGATCAGGCGCCTTGGATGAGCCATCCGTTCAGAAGTCCTACCACCGGAGGCGGCGCCTCCCCTTGCGGTACTTCTTGACCGCGGAATTGGCAGATTTTGCGGCGCCGAAGCCTAGCCGTTCCGGACTAGTTCCTCGCCGGAGCCGCCGCCGCCGCGCGCGCGGGCCGCGGTGCGCCGGGCTCGGCAACGGGGGCAGCCGGGGCGCGCGAGCGCATGATCGCGGCGTCGATCTCGGCGATGACGCGGCGCTGGATCGCCTCGTTCTTGTCGATCGAGATGTGGCCGACGCCGGTGCCGCGGACGTCGACATTGTCGAGCTTGCCGCGAAGGCCGGCCGCGGCCCGCACCGGCTCGCCGGGGCCGTCGCCGATATAGATGTTGATGTAGCGTTCCGCGCCGGTCGAGAGCTTGGTCTTGAACACGGAATCGAGACCGATCGCGAGCTTCACTGGCACGCCGAGCTGGTTGAGCTTGGCGATCATGTCGGGCAGCGCGGTCGCCCCGGAGGAATGGCCGACCAGGATGATGGTCTTGAGCCGGCCGGCCTTGTAGGCAGCTGCCGCTTCATCGGCGAGCGAGGACCAGGACACGAAATTGGCGACGGTCACCGGGATGCCCTGCGCCTGGAGCCGGGCACCGATCGTGTCGAGGCCGAGCGAGAAGATGTTGAGCACGCCGCGGAGCAGATAGACGTGCGTGGTCGCCGCCGCGACCTGGCTCGGCGCGGCCTTGGCGGTGGTCGGGCTGATGGCAACAGCTGACAGCAGGAGCAGGCCCATCGCCCAGGCACGGAGGGCGGACAGCTGGCTGGCGCCGGCGGTGTGACGGCCGTTCGGTCTCATCGATCTTTTCCCCGGAGACAATACGCTTCGCGATTGGCCGGAATCGTAGCCACGGCGCGCTCGCAGACGCAACAAAGAGCCGCGTGAACGGCAATCTTAGCCACAGCCCGTGGCCATAGCGCAACACTTGCCCGGAACATGCCACTGAAGCGCCTGTTTCGAGACCATTTTTCTCCGGGGAATTGCGGAGGGACAACAGCGTTCCTATTTCAGGGCTCCGCCGACCTGCCCTCCTGGATGGTCCGGCCCCTTCCCCCAGCCTTTGCTCCTCAGCCTTGCGGCCATCATGTCTTCCATCATCTCCGTCGCCAATCTGTCGAAGACCTATGGGTCCGGCTTCAAGGCGCTCAAGAACGTCAATCTCGATATCAAGCGCGGCGAGATTTTCGCGCTGCTCGGCCCCAACGGCGCCGGCAAGACCACGCTGATCTCGATCATCTGCGGCATCGCCAATCCGAGCGAGGGCCGCGTCCTGGTCGGCGGCGAGGACATCCAGACCTCCTACCGCAAGGCACGCTCGCTGATCGGCCTCGTGCCGCAGGAATTGCACACCGACGCCTTCGAGAGCGTATGGGCGACCGTGAGCTTCTCACGCGGCCTGTTCGGCAAGCCGAAGAACCCCGATCACATCGAGAAGGTGCTGAAGGCCCTCTCGCTGTGGGACAAGAAGGACAACAAGATCATCACGCTCTCGGGCGGCATGAAGCGCCGCGTGATGATCGCCAAGGCATTGTCGCACGAGCCGCAGATCCTGTTCCTCGACGAGCCGACCGCCGGCGTCGACGTCGAGCTGCGCAAGGGCATGTGGGAGGTGGTGCGCGGACTTCAGCAGTCCGGCGTCACCATCATCCTCACCACGCATTACATCGAGGAAGCCGAGGAGATGGCCGACCGCATCGGCGTCATCAACAAGGGCGAGATCGTGCTGGTCGAGGACAAGACCACCTTGATGCAGAAGCTCGGCAAGAAGCGGCTGACGCTGCATTTGCAGCACACAGTGACGTCGTTGCCGGAAAGCCTCGCGCATTACGAGCTCGAGCTTTGCGATGACGGCGCGACGCTGGTCTACGATTACGACACCCAGGGCGAGCGCACCGGCATCACCAGCCTGCTCGGCGACCTCCGCACCGCCGGCATCCGCTTCAACGACCTCGACACGACGCAATCGTCGCTCGAGGACATCTTCGTCGACCTCGTGAGGACATCATGAACCACCGCGCCATCCGCGCCATCTATCTGTTCGAAATGGCGCGCACCTGGCGAACGCTGCTGCAAAGCATCGTCTCGCCGGTGGTCTCGACCTCGCTCTATTTCGTGGTGTTCGGCGCTGCGATCGGCTCGCGCATCAGCCAGGTCGAGGGCGTCAGCTACGGCACTTTCATCGTGCCGGGCCTGATCATGCTCTCGGTGCTGACGCAGAGCATCGCCAACGCCTCGTTCGGCATCTACTTCCCGAAATTCACCGGCACGATCTACGAGATCCTGTCGGCACCGATCTCCTATTTCGAGATCGTGCTCGGCTATGTCGGCGCCGCCGCGACCAAGTCGATCATCCTGGGCCTGATCATCCTGGCGACCGCCGGCCTGTTCGTGCCGCTGCACATCCACCATCCGATCTGGATGCTGGCCTTCCTGGTGCTGACGGCCGTGACGTTCAGCCTGTTCGGCTTCATCATTGGCATCTGGGCCGACGGCTTCGAGAAGCTGCAGATGATCCCAATGCTGGTGGTGACGCCGCTGACCTTCCTCGGCGGCAGCTTCTATTCCATCGACATGCTGCCGCCCGCCTGGCGCACGGTCGCGCTGCTCAACCCGGTCGTCTATCTGATCTCCGGCTTCCGCTGGAGCTTCTACGAGATCGCGGACGTCAGCGTGTCCGTCAGCATCGGCATGACGCTGGCCTTCCTGGTGATCTGTCTGGTCGTGATCTGGTGGATCTTCCGCACCGGTTACCGGCTCAAGAACTGACCGCGCGGCGCTCGCGAAAATGTCAGCACCGCCAGCCGGCGCGGCACAAAGCGGCCTTGCTTACGCCTGGCATCACGTTAACGATGGGCTGGCTGGCCGCTGGAACCAACGCTAGGCTGCAGGCATAATGCACGCCGGGGGACGGAGAGCCGCGGCGCGAGCATGAACAGGCCGGAGGCCAGACGTCAGATGCGTTCGTTTTTAATTGCTTTTACATCCCTGATGCTTTTGAGCGTAAGCACCGCGCAGGCCAAGGTCGAGATCACCGTCGACAAGGACAATCAGCAGATGACCGTCGCCGTCGACGGCGTCGCGCGCTATCACTGGCCGGTGTCGACCGGCATCCCCTCGCGCGAGACACCGAACGGCGCCTTCCGCGCCTTCCGGATGGAAGAGGATCACTATTCCAAGGAATTCGACGACGCGCCGATGCCGCACGCGATCTTCTTCACCAAAGTCGGGCACGCCATCCACGGCACGGACTCGGTCGGCCGGCTCGGCTCGCCGGCATCCCATGGCTGCGTGCGGCTGTCGCGCCAGAACGCCTCGACGCTCTATGCGCTGGTGCAGCAGCAGGGCGTGCTCAATACCACGGTGACGCTGACCGGCTCGGCACAGGTGGCGCTGGCGCGCAATCCGCGCGGCCGCAATGCCAATGCGGTGGCCCGCGCCCCGCAGCCCGCTGAGGAGCAATACGCCACCACAGGCGCCCCGATGAACCTGACGCCGCCGGCGCAGCCCGCGCGGCGCTACATGCCGCAGGACGACAACTACATCTACCCGGCCGACGGCAGCGACACTGGCGCGCGCTATCCGGCGCCGCGCTCGGCCACCCGCCCGCTCTACGATGCGCAGGTCTACCAGCAGCCGCAGCCGTATTACGATCAGGGCTACGGCCAGCAGGGCTACTATCATCAGCCGCAGCCCCGGCAATATTATCAGCCGCGCGGGTATTACTATCAGAACTGACGCGACCGCCATCAACCGCGAGGCACCATGCCCTCACGTGCCACGACGATTCTGATTGTGATCTCGATTGTGATAGCGGGACAGGCCATGGGATCCGATTTGGCCTTCGACCTCGAGGCGCATCGCGGCGGGCGGGCGCTGTTGCCGGAAAACACCCTGCCCGCCTTCGCCCACTCGCTCACGATGGGCGTGGACACGCTGGAGCTCGACGTCGGCGTCACCGCGGACGGCGAAGTGATCGTCTCGCATGAGCGCGGGCTCAATCCCGATCTCGCACGGCGGCCCGATGGGGCCTACATCGCTCCGCCCGGCACGCCTTTCGTCAAGCTGCGGCTCGACGAGGTCAGGACCTATGACGTCGGCCAGATCCGCCCCGAGAGTGCCTACTCGCGACAATTCCCCGACCAGCGTGCGCTGCCGGGGACGCGTATTCCCACCTTGCGCGAGCTGTTCGCGCTGGTGCGCAAGTCCGGCAACACGCAGGTGCGCTTCAACATCGAGACCAAGATCGATCCGAACCATCCGGATGAAACGCTGGATCCGCAGGCCTTCGTCGCGAAGCTGCTCGGAGTGATCGAGGCCGAAAAATTCTCCGACCGCGTCATGATCCAGTCGTTCGACTGGCGAACCCTGCTTCTCGTGCAGCAGCAGGCGCCGAACATCCCGACCGTGTATCTGACGCTCCAGCGCGGCTCGGCTCCGACGGTGGCGCTCGACAAGGCGACGAGCTGGACGGCGGGGTTCAGCCCGGCCGATCACGGCGGCTCGCTGCCGCGGACGATCAAGGCCGCGGGCGGCGCGATCTGGTCGCCTCATTTCGGCGACGTGACCGCGGCGCTCGTTACGGAGGCTCACGCGCTCGGGCTGCGCGTCGTGGTCTGGACGGTGAACAAGCGTGAAGACATGGCGCGGATGATCGAGATCGGCGTCGACGGCATCATCTCGGACAGGCCCGACCTGCTGCGGCAAGTCGCCGGCGAGAAGGGGATCGCGCTGCCGGCTGGGACGCCGGTGGCGCCTTAGTTGCGATGCCTCGTAGCCCGGATGGAGCGCAGCGAAATCCGGGATTGTGCCACGCCGCGAGCGCCCCCGGATTGCGCTTCGCTCCATCCGGGCTACGAAGAGAGCCCTACTCCCCGTCCCGAAAACGCCGATACAGCGCGCCCAGGATGTTGGAATAATCGTCGGTCCAGACCCGCACCCTGTCATCGGCCTCGGTCTGCTCCCATTGCTTGGAGGATGCGAGCCTGCCGACATCGGCCTCCTCGCGCGCGGAGATGACGACGTCGGTCGAGAAGATGTAGTCACCATCGCGCCCGGAATCCTCGTTGAAGACCCAGCTCTTGAGATCGTTGGCATCCGCAATGCCGACGACGACGGTCTCCAGATCCAGATGCCGGTTGGAGACGTGCATCACCACGGCACCGTGCGGCGCGAGCTTGTCCTTGTAGATCTTCATCGCCTCTTCGGTCGCAAGGTGGATCGGAATCGCATCGGACGAATAGGCATCGACGATGACGAGATCATAGGCGCCGTCGGGCTCCTTGGCGAAGGTGAGGCGCGCATCGCCGATGACGGGCTTCATGTCCGGCATGCAGCTCGAGATGTAACGGAAATTCCTGGGGTCGCGCGCCGCGTCGACCATGGACTGGTCGATCTCGAAAAAGGTCCAGCTCTCCCCTGGCTCGGCGGCGCAGGCGAGCGTGCCGGAGCCGACGCCGATCGCGGCGACCTTCAGCGGCGCGCCCTTGCGCTCGCGGATCGCGCTGACGGCCTGACCGATGCCGCCGTCCTTGTGATAATAGGTGATCGGCTCGGGCTTGCCTTCGACCGGCGTGCCGTCATTGTTCCGGAAGCGTTCGGCGCCATGAATGGTGGTGCCGTGCATCAGCACATGGAAATAGCCGCCCGGCGTCACCACGATCTTGTGCACGCCGAAGAAGCTGCGCACCGTCGTGACGCGGCCCTCGTCTGCGGGATAAACGCGGATCAACGCCAGCGCCAGCGCAACGGTGGCAAAGATCTTCCAGCGCCCGGCATTGAGGATCAGCGCGAGCAGCGCGGCGAGCACGCCGACGGCGCCGGCGACCCAGACGCGATGATCCTCGAACCAGGTCGAGAGGCTGCCCGTCGTGTATGACGGCGCGATGAGCGCCACCGCGAGCGCGGCGAGCGCCAGCCAGTACCATTTGACGACGCCGGCCAGCCGCTCGTTCGCGGACGGACGGCACAGCGCGGCAAGCGCGATCAGGATCGGATATTCGGCGATCCACGAGAAGGTGAAGGGCGCAACGAGCCCCGCGAACAAGCCACCGACCATGCCGCCGAACGACAGCGCCACATAGAAGCCGGTGAGATATCTGGCGGCAGGCCGCGTCCGCGCCAGCTCGCCGTGACAGGCCATGGCGATGACGAAGAAGCAGAGTTGATGTCCGCCGAGCGTCAGCAGCAGGTTCTGCTCGCCGCCGAAAGCCAGCAGGACGACGACGCCAGCGATCGCGACGGGCTGGAGCATCAGCATCCATTTGTGCGGCAGCAGCGGCCGCGACTGGAACACGACGACCCAGGTCAGCAGATACAGCGAGAGCGGCAGCACCCACAAAAGCGGCGCCGCCGCGACGTCGGTCGAGATGTGCGCGGTGACGGCGATGAGCAGCCCCGAGGGCACGGCGGCGAGGAAGATCCAGCGCAGCCGCGTCAAGAGACCGGGCGCGGGCGCATTCACGTCGTCCACCCGCGCGTCAACCACCGCCAGCTTCGGCGAGCGCAACAACAGCACGCCGCAGGCGCCGATGAGGAGGATCAGCAGGCCATAGCCACCGGTCCAGAACCGGTTCTGCGTCTGCAGCGTGAACATCGGTTCCAGCAGGAACGGATAGGACAACAGCGCAAGGAAGCTGCCGATATTCGAGGAGGCATAGAGGAAATAGGGATCGTGCCCGGCGGGATGGCCGGTGCGGACGAACCAGGCCTGCAGCAGCGGATTGTTGGCGGCGAGCGCGAAGAACGGCAGCCCGATCGAGACCGCGAACAGGCCGAGCAGCCAGACTGCATAGCCCGAGGCCGGCGGCTCGACATAGGCGGAGGGGATGCCGAGCGGCAGCGTGGCGAAGGCGGCGAGCAGCAGCACCAGATGCACCGCCACGGGGACGATCCGGTTCCGTGCGTGCATCAACAGATGCGCATAGGCATAGCCGGCGAGCAGCAGCGACTGGAAGAACACCATGGCCACCGACCACACCGCCGGCGAGCCGCCGAGCCGCGGCAGCACCATCTTGGTGAACAGCGGCTGCACCGAGAACAGCAGCAGCGCGCTGACGAAGATCGCAGCGGTGTAGACCGTCAGCAGCAGCCGGTTGCGCGACGACGACGGCTGCTCCGTGGCGGCGGGTTGCACGATCGAATCCATGAATGCTCCGGCTCAAACCCCGGCGCGCGCCGGATCGCGCGCAATGGAGCACAAGGCGCCTGAACGGGCAATAAAGTGTGGCGTGATGTTGCAGCGAGGAATGCTTGATATAGAGATGTCATTCCGGGGCGCCTCGGAGAGGCGAACCCGGAACCTCGAGATTCCGGGTTCGATGCTGCGCATCGCCCCGGAATGACACCAGGGACATCATGACCGAAACCGACGTCGTCATCATCGGCGCGGGCCATAACGGCCTCACCTGCGCGGCCTATCTCGCGATGGCGGGTCTGCGCGTGCGCGTGGTGGAGCGGCGCAAGGTGGTCGGCGGTGCGGCGGTGACGGAGGAGTTTCACCCCGGCTTTCGCAATTCTGTCGCCGCATACACCGTGAGCCTGCTCAATCCGCAGGTGATCCGTGACCTCAAGCTCGCCGAGCAGGGCCTGCGCATCGTCGAGCGGCGCGCGCAGAACTTTCTGCCCGCGCCGGATGGCAGCTATCTCCTCACCGGCGAGGGGCGGACGAAAGCCTCGGTGGCGCGGCTCAGCGCGCATGATGCCGAAGCACTCGACGGCTTCGCGCGCGAGCTGGAAGACATCGCCGACGTGCTCAGGCGGTTCGTGCTGCGCGCGCCGCCGAACCTGCTCGACGGCTTTGGCACCAACGCGATCCGCGAAGCCGTGAACGCATTGCAGAGCGCCAACATTCTGCGTGGCCTGACGCTGGAACAGAGCCGCAGCCTGCTCGATCTGTTCACGCGCTCGGCCGGCGAGATGCTGGACGAACGTTTCGAGCACGATCTGGTCAAGGCGCTGTTCGGCTTCGACGCCATCGTCGGCAACTATGCCAGCCCCTACGCCGCCGGCTCGGCCTATGTGATGCTGCATCACGCCTTCGGCGAGGTGAACGGCAAGAAGGGCGTCTGGGGCCACGCCATCGGCGGCATGGGCGCGATCACGCAGGCCATGGCCCGCGCGGCACGCGACCGCGGCGTCGTGATCGACACGGATGCCGGCGTCCGCGAGGTCATCGTCGAGCGCGACCGCGCCGTCGGCGTGGTGCTGGAGAACGGCTCTGCCATCCGCGCGAAATATGTCGCGGCCAATGTCAATCCGAAGCTGCTCTACACGCACCTGATCGCGGCCGAGACTCTCCCTGCGGACTTCCTCGCCCGCATCCGGCACTGGAAGAACGGCTCCGGCACGTTCCGCATGAACGTGGCGCTGGACCGCCTGCCCTCCTTCGCAGCGCTATCAGGCGAGGGCGATCACCTCACCTCCGGCATCATCCTGGCCCCGAGTCTCGGCTACATGGACCGCGCCTTTCTCGACGCGCGCAACCAGGGCTGGAGCCGAGAGCCCGTGGTGGAAATGCTGATCCCCTCGACGCTCGACGACACGCTGGCCCCGGCCGGCAAGCATGTCGCGAGCCTGTTCTGCCAGCACGTCGCGCCGGAGCTTCCCGATGGCAAGTCGTGGGACGACCATCGCGAAGAGGTCGCCGATCTCATGATCGCGACGGTGGATAAGTACGCCCCGGGTTTTGCGGCGAGCGTGCTGGGCCGCCAGATCCTGTCTCCGCTCGATCTCGAGCGGCAATTCGGGCTGCTCGGCGGCGACATCTTCCACGGCGCGCTGACGTTGAACCAGCTGTTCTCGGCGCGGCCGATGCTGGGCCACGCCGATTATCGCGGGCCGCTGAGAGGCCTCTACCATTGCGGCTCCGGCGCCCACCCCGGCGGTGGCGTCACCGGCGCCCCCGGCCACAACGCGGCGCAGGCGATCCTGCGGGACCACCGCTCCCTGTTCGGAAGCCGTGGATAGGCCTGTGGATGGGTTGTGGACAGGCTGTCGAAGGGTCTGTGACCGGCCTGAGGATGCCTGGGCCAGACGGTCGGGAGCGATCCTGGGGAAAGCCGGTGGAAAATCGGCGTGGCGATCACGGGAAAAGTGGTGGACAGGGTCCGGACAAGCAGGCGGATAAACTGTGAAAGCCCTTGGGAGACCGCGAGCCCCAACCGACCTCGCCCACCAGGGGTATCCCCTAGCGGGCGGTGATCAGGAACAGCCTCTGAAGAAAAATAGCCCCGGCTGGGAAATGCCGGCGGAAATTACTTCAAGGAGGTGCTAATCGAACTGAACTTCTCGTTCATGGTGGTGCCCAGGCTGTTCACCACGGTGATGATCGCCAGGGCAATACCCGCGGCGATCAGGCCGTATTCGATCGCGGTTGCACCGGACTCATCCGACCAGAACTTCTGAACCATGCGCTTCAAAACTCGCCTCCGTTTCAATTCCAAGCTGTGTTGGCTTGATTGCACATCCGAGAATATACGGGGCAGGCGCTACAGGCGGGTTAACTCGCGAACCGCAACTTGTCCGGAAATTCGACAGCAAAAGTCCCAAAAATTGAACTCAGCGGAACTCTGAATGCAGCCCTCCCCCACCCATCGCGCCAGCTTTTCGATCGGCAGCGAAGCCGACGCCAAGAGGGTCGTCGATGTCCTCACCGAGGTGTTTTTCGATGGCGACGCGGCGGTCGCCGCCTTCGAACGACCCGACGGACAATGGGACGTCACGCTGCATTTCGCCGCGGCGCCGGATCAGGCATGGCTGCGCGAACTCGTTGCAAATTCAGCAGGAAATGGGATCGCGGCGACGCTCGTCTTCGACACCGTCGAAGCCAAGGACTGGGTCAAGGCCAGCCTCGAAGATCTCGTCCCGGTCCCGGCCGGGCGCTTCGTCGTGCACGGCAGCCACGATCGCGACCGTGTGGC from Bradyrhizobium sp. CB1015 harbors:
- a CDS encoding fused MFS/spermidine synthase, which translates into the protein MDSIVQPAATEQPSSSRNRLLLTVYTAAIFVSALLLFSVQPLFTKMVLPRLGGSPAVWSVAMVFFQSLLLAGYAYAHLLMHARNRIVPVAVHLVLLLAAFATLPLGIPSAYVEPPASGYAVWLLGLFAVSIGLPFFALAANNPLLQAWFVRTGHPAGHDPYFLYASSNIGSFLALLSYPFLLEPMFTLQTQNRFWTGGYGLLILLIGACGVLLLRSPKLAVVDARVDDVNAPAPGLLTRLRWIFLAAVPSGLLIAVTAHISTDVAAAPLLWVLPLSLYLLTWVVVFQSRPLLPHKWMLMLQPVAIAGVVVLLAFGGEQNLLLTLGGHQLCFFVIAMACHGELARTRPAARYLTGFYVALSFGGMVGGLFAGLVAPFTFSWIAEYPILIALAALCRPSANERLAGVVKWYWLALAALAVALIAPSYTTGSLSTWFEDHRVWVAGAVGVLAALLALILNAGRWKIFATVALALALIRVYPADEGRVTTVRSFFGVHKIVVTPGGYFHVLMHGTTIHGAERFRNNDGTPVEGKPEPITYYHKDGGIGQAVSAIRERKGAPLKVAAIGVGSGTLACAAEPGESWTFFEIDQSMVDAARDPRNFRYISSCMPDMKPVIGDARLTFAKEPDGAYDLVIVDAYSSDAIPIHLATEEAMKIYKDKLAPHGAVVMHVSNRHLDLETVVVGIADANDLKSWVFNEDSGRDGDYIFSTDVVISAREEADVGRLASSKQWEQTEADDRVRVWTDDYSNILGALYRRFRDGE
- a CDS encoding NAD(P)/FAD-dependent oxidoreductase, with translation MTETDVVIIGAGHNGLTCAAYLAMAGLRVRVVERRKVVGGAAVTEEFHPGFRNSVAAYTVSLLNPQVIRDLKLAEQGLRIVERRAQNFLPAPDGSYLLTGEGRTKASVARLSAHDAEALDGFARELEDIADVLRRFVLRAPPNLLDGFGTNAIREAVNALQSANILRGLTLEQSRSLLDLFTRSAGEMLDERFEHDLVKALFGFDAIVGNYASPYAAGSAYVMLHHAFGEVNGKKGVWGHAIGGMGAITQAMARAARDRGVVIDTDAGVREVIVERDRAVGVVLENGSAIRAKYVAANVNPKLLYTHLIAAETLPADFLARIRHWKNGSGTFRMNVALDRLPSFAALSGEGDHLTSGIILAPSLGYMDRAFLDARNQGWSREPVVEMLIPSTLDDTLAPAGKHVASLFCQHVAPELPDGKSWDDHREEVADLMIATVDKYAPGFAASVLGRQILSPLDLERQFGLLGGDIFHGALTLNQLFSARPMLGHADYRGPLRGLYHCGSGAHPGGGVTGAPGHNAAQAILRDHRSLFGSRG
- a CDS encoding Flp family type IVb pilin; translation: MVQKFWSDESGATAIEYGLIAAGIALAIITVVNSLGTTMNEKFSSISTSLK
- a CDS encoding glycerophosphodiester phosphodiesterase produces the protein MGSDLAFDLEAHRGGRALLPENTLPAFAHSLTMGVDTLELDVGVTADGEVIVSHERGLNPDLARRPDGAYIAPPGTPFVKLRLDEVRTYDVGQIRPESAYSRQFPDQRALPGTRIPTLRELFALVRKSGNTQVRFNIETKIDPNHPDETLDPQAFVAKLLGVIEAEKFSDRVMIQSFDWRTLLLVQQQAPNIPTVYLTLQRGSAPTVALDKATSWTAGFSPADHGGSLPRTIKAAGGAIWSPHFGDVTAALVTEAHALGLRVVVWTVNKREDMARMIEIGVDGIISDRPDLLRQVAGEKGIALPAGTPVAP